In the genome of Blastopirellula marina, the window GCTTTACAGCGGCCGCACCGTCTGGCGAACGCGGGCCATGCCCAACCACAGCAAGTCGGTCGCCGGCACCCAAAGCTTGCCCCATTACCTGCAGCCGCTGGGGTACCGCGTAGGGCTACTCGGTAAAACACATATCGGCCCCAAGGATGCCTATCCGTTCGATTACCTGGGGGACGTCAGCAAGCAGAAGGATGGCAACCCGCAGCTAGTCCAGCGGGCCAAGGCCTACATCACCGCGGCCAAGCAGGCAGGCGATCCGTTCTGCCTGGTGGTCGCTTCGCACGATGGCCACGGCCCGTTCACGACCGGCGATCCTTCCCAGTACGACAAGGAAGCCCTTGAGATGGAAGTCGACAAGATCGATACGCCAGCTTATCGCAGCGAGTACCAACTTCACCTGGCCGAAGTGACCAATCTCGATAAGCTGTTGGGCGAACTACGTGGCGTGCTGGCCGAAGAGAAATTAACCGACAACACGCTGGTGATCTTCTGCTCGGAACAAGGGAACTCGTTCCCGTTCGCCAAGTGGTCCTGCTTTAACGACGGCCTGGCCAGCGGCGTGGTGGTCGCCCTGCCTGGCACCATTCCCGCCGGCAAAAGTAGCGATCAGCTCACCTGGATCGCCGATATCACCCCGACGCTGGTCGAAGCCGTCGGCGTGAAGGCCGCGGCCGAAGACTTCGACGGCAAGAGCCAGTGGCAAAACTGGACCGGCGGCAACCAGCAGGTTCACGAGTATGCTTACGGGGCGTTCACCAACTGCAACATCATCGGCAACCGCGACCGCGTCTATCCGATCCGTTCAATCCGCGACGACCGCTTCACGCTGATCTGGTCCCCACGGCACGACGAAGAGATCACCTCGAACACCACGCTGACCGAAGCCCTGGCGTGGCTCGAATCGGAACCGAAAGATGGCAAGGCCAGCACCGCCGCGACCTGGGTTCGCAAAGCAAAACGCACTAAGACCGAAGCGGACGACCAGCTCGTTCATCGTCTGCACCATCGCCCCGAGTGGGCCCTGTACGACCGGATGACCGATCCGGAAGAACTGACCAACTTGATCGACGACCCGAAGCATGCCCAGGATGCCGAGCGTCTAAAGAAAGAACTGCAAGCCTGGCTGGCCAAGTGGAACGACGCCGACCCCGTCGCCACCGAACGCAGCTTTTTGCCCACGAACTAACGACCTCTGACATGACTAACCTACCTCGTGTAATCACCTCCTGCCTGTTTCTACTAGCCGCCGCTGCGCAGTCGCAGGCCGAGCTTCATGTGGCCAACATCTTTCAAGATCACATGGTCTTGCAGCGCGGTGTGCCCGTTAAAGTCTGGGGCAGGGCAGGCAGCGGCGAGAAGCTCTCGGTTCGCTTTGCTTCCGAAACAATCGAAACAACCGCCGACGATCGCGGCGACTGGTCGGTCACCCTCCAGCCGTTGCCGACGCGGCATCGACCGCAAACGCTGCATGTAACCGGCCAGAGCGAGTCGAAAGTGATTCGCGATATTCTTGTCGGCGAAGTGTGGCATGCCTGTGGGCAGTCGAACATGGCCATGACGGTCGGGCAGATGGCGAAACAGTTGCCTGAGATCGAGAAAGACATCGCCGCGGCCGACATCCCCATGATCCGGTTCTGTCGCATTCACGCAGGCCCACAGCGGCAACCACTCGAAGACCTCGAGTCACCGGCCAGCTGGGTCGTGTGCTCGCCGCAAACGGTGGGCGGCTTCTCAGGCGTCAGCTACTACTTTGCCCGTCAGCTGCAAAACGAACTCGTCGTGCCGATCGGCATCGTCGACACGTCACGCGGCGGAACTCCCATCGAACCGTTCATCCCCGAGGCCGCATTCACTGCGCACCCAACCCTGAAAAAGGAACGCGAGCTGGGCCATCGCGAAGACCTGGAAGCACTACGCCGCCTGCCAGGCGGAGTGTACGCTCGCGACGCGAACTGGCTACCAGGGCGGCTATTCAACTCGCGACTGGCCCCCATCATGCCTTTTCCAGCTCGGGGAGCGATCTGGTACCAAGGGGAATCGAACAGCGGCACCCAGGAAGACCCGCACGACTACGCCCACAAGATGCGAGCTCTGATCCACGGCTGGCGCGCGGCGACGAAGCAGAAGGAGATGCCATTCTACTTCGTGCAACTCCCTGGCAGTGGTGCCGGGGCAGGCTGGCCGTACCTGCGTGAAGAGCAGCGTCTGGCCGCCGACCTGCCGCACACCGGCATGGTCGTCACGCTCGACCTGGTCGGTGGCGACATTCACCCGCCGAACAAGATCGACGTCGGCCAGCGACTCGCCCGCTGGGCCCTGGCCCACGATTACCACAAACAAGTTCCCTTCAGCGGCCCGATGTTCGCTTCGCAAGAGATCGATGGCAA includes:
- a CDS encoding sulfatase-like hydrolase/transferase, with product MRTLLLSFVLVLLTSSYLAAENTRPNVLILIGDDIDRDSLGPWGGQAHTPNLDQLAKDGMRLDDVYANTAMCAPFRQELYSGRTVWRTRAMPNHSKSVAGTQSLPHYLQPLGYRVGLLGKTHIGPKDAYPFDYLGDVSKQKDGNPQLVQRAKAYITAAKQAGDPFCLVVASHDGHGPFTTGDPSQYDKEALEMEVDKIDTPAYRSEYQLHLAEVTNLDKLLGELRGVLAEEKLTDNTLVIFCSEQGNSFPFAKWSCFNDGLASGVVVALPGTIPAGKSSDQLTWIADITPTLVEAVGVKAAAEDFDGKSQWQNWTGGNQQVHEYAYGAFTNCNIIGNRDRVYPIRSIRDDRFTLIWSPRHDEEITSNTTLTEALAWLESEPKDGKASTAATWVRKAKRTKTEADDQLVHRLHHRPEWALYDRMTDPEELTNLIDDPKHAQDAERLKKELQAWLAKWNDADPVATERSFLPTN
- a CDS encoding sialate O-acetylesterase, with product MTNLPRVITSCLFLLAAAAQSQAELHVANIFQDHMVLQRGVPVKVWGRAGSGEKLSVRFASETIETTADDRGDWSVTLQPLPTRHRPQTLHVTGQSESKVIRDILVGEVWHACGQSNMAMTVGQMAKQLPEIEKDIAAADIPMIRFCRIHAGPQRQPLEDLESPASWVVCSPQTVGGFSGVSYYFARQLQNELVVPIGIVDTSRGGTPIEPFIPEAAFTAHPTLKKERELGHREDLEALRRLPGGVYARDANWLPGRLFNSRLAPIMPFPARGAIWYQGESNSGTQEDPHDYAHKMRALIHGWRAATKQKEMPFYFVQLPGSGAGAGWPYLREEQRLAADLPHTGMVVTLDLVGGDIHPPNKIDVGQRLARWALAHDYHKQVPFSGPMFASQEIDGNRIVVHFQHADTGLMIAHKQGLAEPKETPGVKLTHFEIADANGQWHAADATIDGQTVIVTSEKVTQPIAVRYAYEVSPESIPLYNRAGLPTSPFCSQAELLKYDPHLPK